From one Musa acuminata AAA Group cultivar baxijiao chromosome BXJ2-6, Cavendish_Baxijiao_AAA, whole genome shotgun sequence genomic stretch:
- the LOC135585253 gene encoding DNA-directed RNA polymerase subunit 10-like protein yields MIIPVRCFTCGKVIGNKWDTYLDLLQADYTEGDALDALGLVRYCCRRMLMTHVDLIEKLLNYNTLEKTESN; encoded by the exons ATGATCATCCCGGTGCGCTGCTTCACCTGCGGCAAG GTGATTGGTAACAAATGGGATACGTACCTCGATCTTCTTCAAGCGGATTATACTGAAGG AGATGCTTTGGATGCTTTGGGCTTGGTTCGCTATTGCTGTAGGAGGATGCTGATGACCCATGTTGATCTCATCGAGAAGTTACTCAATTACAACA CTCTTGAGAAGACCGAGTCCAATTAA
- the LOC103988950 gene encoding potassium channel AKT2 gives MESGHERKRRHDEERSESFNLRNLSKLVLPPLGVSTYNQNQNDSRGKVILPMDSRYRCWETFMVVLVAYSAWVYPFEIAFMGAAPKGGLFIADNVIDAFFAVDIVLTFFVAYIDSRTQVLVRDPRKIAVRYLSTWFIMDLASTLPFEGLGYLITGRVKSGVSYSLLGMLRLWRLRKVKQFFTRLEKDIRFSYFWIRCARLLCVTVFLVHCAGCLYYLLADRYPHQGKTWIGAVMPNFREASLWMRYIASIYWSITTMTTVGYGDLHAVNTREMIFNIFYMLCNLGLTAYLIGNMTNLVVEGTRRTMEFRNSIEVASNFVCRNHLPARLREQILAYMCLRFRAETLNQQHLMDQLPKSICKSICQHLFLPTVKEVYLFKGVSRETLLLLVTTMKAEYIPPREDVIMQNEAPEDVYIVVSGEVEIVYSDTETEQVVGALSAGDMFGEISALSDRPQSFTFRTRTLSQLLRLKQSTLKEVLQTKQEDGIAIIKNFLKHQIEFKDISIEDLIGENGECDEVSIPCNLLTVAATGNSCFLEKLLKAGMDPDIADSRGRTPLHIAASKGYEDCVLVLLNHAGNFNIQDMDGNTPLWDAIAAKHHKIFNLLHQCACISNPNTSGDLLCLAAKRNELSTMKELLKHGLNIDSENHEGLTALQIALAENYEDMVAFLVLNGASIEKANLNGRGARKIRNGVLKEMDQQRDAGCVNTLPESNGQFTQTLVLEKQENSFKLETNGYPPRISVYKGHPLLRNNCSGSGKLMCLPSTMEELKTIIGNKFEIDARNRILTNEDGAEVESIDVLRDNDKLFVVEDEELVKLHSKCQ, from the exons ATGGAGAGCGGCCATGAGAGGAAGAGGCGGCACGACGAGGAGCGCTCCGAGTCTTTCAACCTCCGCAACCTCTCCAAGCTCGTGCTTCCGCCCCTGGGCGTCTCGACctacaaccagaaccagaacgacTCCCGCGGCAAGGTCATCCTGCCCATGGACTCCAGATACAG GTGCTGGGAGACGTTCATGGTGGTCCTGGTTGCGTACTCCGCGTGGGTGTACCCGTTCGAGATCGCGTTCATGGGCGCCGCCCCCAAGGGCGGGCTGTTCATCGCCGACAACGTCATCGACGCCTTCTTCGCAGTCGACATCGTCCTCACCTTCTTCGTCGCGTACATTGACTCCAGAACGCAGGTCCTGGTTCGCGATCCACGGAAGATCGCCGTCAG GTACTTGTCAACGTGGTTCATCATGGACCTGGCATCAACGCTTCCCTTCGAGGGTTTGGGCTACTTGATCACAGGTAGAGTCAAGTCCGGTGTCTCTTACAGCTTGCTGGGCATGCTAAGACTGTGGCGTCTCAGGAAGGTCAAGCAATTCTTTACAAG ACTCGAAAAAGATATCAGATTCAGCTATTTCTGGATTAGATGCGCCAGACTCCTATGT GTTACCGTTTTCCTAGTGCACTGCGCTGGATGTCTCTACTATTTGCTAGCTGACCGGTACCCACATCAGGGGAAGACATGGATCGGTGCTGTGATGCCAAACTTCAGGGAAGCTAGCCTGTGGATGCGTTACATTGCTTCCATCTACTGGTCCATAACCACAATGACCACAGTTGGTTATGGTGACCTTCATGCTGTGAACACAAGAGAAATGATCTTTAATATATTCTACATGCTTTGTAACCTAGGCCTCACTGCATACTTGATCGGGAATATGACCAACTTGGTTGTCGAAGGAACACGACGCACAATGGAATTC AGGAACAGCATAGAGGTTGCATCTAACTTCGTCTGCAGAAACCACCTGCCGGCACGTCTGAGAGAGCAGATATTGGCTTATATGTGTCTCAGATTTAGAGCAGAGACCTTGAACCAACAACATCTGATGGATCAGTTGCCAAAATCGATATGCAAAAGCATCTGCCAGCACCTCTTTCTACCTACTGTCAAGGAGGTTTATCTCTTTAAAGGTGTCTCCAGGGAAACACTCCTACTCCTG GTAACGACGATGAAAGCCGAGTACATCCCACCCAGAGAGGATGTCATCATGCAAAATGAGGCCCCGGAAGACGTATACATTGTCGTATCAGGCGAAGTAGAAATTGTGTATTCTGATACTGAGACAGAACAGGTCGTAGGGGCGCTCAGCGCAGGAGACATGTTTGGAGAGATCAGTGCGCTCAGCGACAGGCCTCAAAGCTTTACATTCCGCACCAGAACCTTGTCTCAGCTGTTGAGGTTAAAGCAGAGCACCCTGAAAGAAGTGCTGCAAACCAAACAAGAGGATGGTATAGCTATCATCAAGAACTTTCTTAAG CATCAAATAGAATTCAAGGACATCAGCATAGAGGATCTGATAGGGGAGAATGGAGAATGTGATGAAGTTAGTATACCATGCAATCTACTGACGGTAGCTGCTACCGGAAATAGTTGTTTCCTTGAGAAGCTCCTCAAAGCAGGAATGGATCCTGACATCGCTGACTCCAGAGGAAGAACTCCATTG CATATAGCAGCATCAAAAGGATACGAGGATTGTGTTCTGGTTCTACTCAACCATGCCGGCAACTTCAATATACAAG ACATGGATGGAAATACTCCATTATGGGATGCCATCGCCGCAAAACACCATAAAATTTTCAATCTCTTACACCAATGTGCATGCATTTCCAATCCCAACACCAGCGGTGATCTTCTATGCCTTGCAGCCAAAAGAAATGAGCTTTCGACCATGAAGGAGTTATTGAAACATGGTTTGAACATAGACTCCGAAAACCATGAAGGATTAACAGCACTGCAAATAGCTCTTGCTGAAAATTATGAAGATATGGTTGCTTTCCTAGTCTTGAATGGGGCCAGCATAGAGAAAGCAAATCTTAATGGGAGAGGAGCAAGGAAAATAAGGAACGGAGTCTTAAAAGAAATGGACCAGCAAAGAGATGCTGGATGCGTAAATACTTTACCTGAATCAAATGGACAGTTTACACAAACTCTGGTGCTGGAGAAGCAGGAAAATTCCTTCAAGTTGGAAACAAATGGATATCCTCCAAGGATTAGCGTGTACAAGGGTCATCCACTGCTCAGAAACAACTGCTCCGGAAGTGGAAAGTTAATGTGTTTGCCAAGCACCATGGAAGAGCTCAAAACAATTATTG GCAACAAGTTTGAAATCGATGCAAGAAACAGAATATTGACCAACGAAGATGGTGCAGAGGTAGAATCCATTGATGTTTTGAGAGACAACGATAAACTTTTTGTTGTCGAGGATGAAGAACTTGTTAAGCTTCATAGCAAATGCCAATAG
- the LOC135615344 gene encoding zinc-finger homeodomain protein 8-like has translation MDLSVVPYKGGSEEAAEAAGGGGGGGRYRECLRNHAAAMGGQSYDGCGEFMPGGEDGSLEALKCAACGCHRNFHRREGISVAGPRAPPPLLLYGPGAPAAAWDHSKLVQSPPPQFPAFLPSPLPLTYHAMQPPPLAAAPPPPCREAAQDRSCRVGSETPPRREEAAAEAAGSRKRFRTKFTAEQKEKMQAFAEKLGWRVQKQDDVALDEFCLQIGVKRHVLKVWMHNNKNHLSSASSSSASHSVAAAAAEPSTRDAASAAPIRV, from the coding sequence ATGGATTTAAGCGTGGTACCTTATAAGGGGGGGAGCGAAGAGGCGGCGGAGGCTGcgggaggcggcggtggagggGGCAGGTACCGGGAATGCCTCCGCAACCACGCGGCAGCGATGGGAGGGCAGTCCTACGACGGGTGCGGTGAGTTCATGCCGGGCGGTGAGGACGGGAGTTTGGAGGCCCTTAAGTGCGCCGCTTGCGGATGCCACCGCAACTTTCACCGGCGGGAGGGGATTTCCGTCGCCGGGCCTCGGGCGCCGCCACCCCTCCTCCTCTACGGCCCCGGCGCCCCCGCCGCCGCGTGGGATCACAGCAAGCTAGTGCAGTCGCCTCCACCGCAGTTCCCCGCCTTCCTGCCATCCCCGCTACCGCTAACGTACCACGCGATGCAGCCGCCGCCTCTCGCCGCGGCCCCGCCTCCGCCGTGCCGGGAGGCCGCGCAGGACCGTAGCTGCCGGGTGGGGTCGGAGACGCCGCCGCGGCGCGAGGAGGCAGCGGCCGAGGCGGCGGGGTCGCGGAAGCGGTTCCGCACCAAGTTCACGGCGGAGCAGAAGGAGAAGATGCAGGCCTTCGCGGAGAAGCTGGGGTGGCGCGTCCAGAAGCAGGACGACGTCGCGCTGGACGAGTTCTGCCTTCAGATCGGCGTCAAGCGCCACGTCCTCAAGGTCTGGATGCACAACAACAAGAACCacctctcctccgcctcctcctcctctgcctcccactccgttgccgccgccgccgcagagCCTTCCACCCGCGATGCCGCCTCCGCCGCGCCCATCCGGGTCTAG
- the LOC135615343 gene encoding protein FAR1-RELATED SEQUENCE 7-like — translation MALVLMAASDDTWLPNDWTRWRCSKAGLKSPLVSAVDSDTCSASARVVPQVLPSPLLRPPPLRCCRPTVVGPSHCPITLSSSPSQRAAITTEKVQPKPRGDVSNFRRPGSAPAEAKDRIILGFRAGNFVAKEEMTSEPAEQHDGSAETAADEEGWVPRVDMVFENDEKAYLFYCLYGMRMGFGVRKHLVKRRSSGSVYCRVFSCYKEGFCRSLKEGKKPKPNARSGCQAHMTIRILDNGGFRVSEFEPQHNHDLAPEVPLLVTDSTSGSDTTRKAGDKNALKQAMVRRSLANFVPLKSINATKVEDLGTALRYMQRRVPETRCGYSSTKTGEAHHCIDDAQHESLVPKVDLEFEDDEEAYLFYINYATSIGFSVRKHLVKRRASGVVYSRTYVCHKEGFRRKKDEQRKRCPKPYDRTGCLASMTIKITKNGRYRVSEFMPKHNHPLVIPSKAHLFRWRWRRGMHKSQADLVDLDDEFGAVSETMEEQIDAPRDSCRDPIFTSVNCKNYIPSKRTNDVRIGDVGAMMQYFHEKQIADPSFYYALQLDRDDQIANVFWSDAKSIVDFEYFGDVVCFDTSYKTSDYGRPFAPFIGVNHHKQAIIFGAAMLYDETEESFKWLFQTFKDAMNGKQPKVILTGQSKMMSNALDATWPGTTHRLCVWQLYNDATMYLNFIFQGSKTFSRDFSKCIYDYEDEEEFLSGWQTLLQSYDLHANEWLASLYEDRKKWALPYERQMFCADMTSTLVSENMNSELKEYLDPKLDLLDFFKRYEEIVDKRRDAELEYDIHAHQCIPKLPFSRMLRQAANMYTPAVYKTFQTEFELSMDCMVYCCGQEGTMFRYKVTIEDKAKEYIVEFDSSNGTVACSCKRFEFVGIHCRHVLKTLDVINIKELPPHYILKRWTKDAKVTNLHENHGIAVNGENRSTVGRRYSSLCSILNKIAVRAAENLESYMFIESLSGQLMDQIHQIMQTATSGDPDDGISGF, via the exons ATGGCTCTCGTACTAATGGCCGCTTCCGACGACACGTGGCTCCCGAACGATTGGACTCGATGGAGGTGCTCCAAAGCTGGATTGAAGAGCCCCCTGGTGTCCGCGGTCGACTCCGACACGTGTAGCGCATCCGCGCGGGTCGTACCGCAGGTTCTCCCTTCTCCCCTGCTCCGCCCCCCTCCCCTCCGCTGTTGCCGTCCAACCGTGGTCGGACCTTCGCACTGTCCGATCActctctcctcctctccctcccaaCGCGCCGCCATTACAACTGAGAAGGTGCAACCGAAGCCGAG GGGAGATGTTTCGAATTTCCGCAGACCAGGATCGGCTCCGGCTGAAGCGAAAGATCGGATCATTTTAGGCTTTAGGGCGGGAAATTTCGTCGCCAAGGAAGAAATGACGTCCGAACCGGCGGAGCAGCATGATGGATCTGCGGAAACTGCTGCCGACGAGGAGGGCTGGGTGCCGAGGGTCGACATGGTGTTCGAGAACGATGAGAAGGCCTACCTTTTCTACTGCCTCTACGGCATGCGGATGGGGTTTGGTGTCCGGAAGCATCTGGTGAAGCGGCGGTCCTCTGGGTCGGTGTACTGCCGGGTGTTCTCCTGCTACAAAGAAGGGTTCTGTAGGAGCCTCAAGGAGGGGAAGAAGCCAAAGCCGAACGCCAGGAGCGGCTGCCAAGCTCACATGACCATCCGGATCTTGGACAATGGTGGATTTCGCGTGAGTGAGTTCGAGCCGCAGCATAACCATGATCTAGCTCCCGAGGTTCCATTGCTTGTCACCGATTCGACTAGTGGATCAGATACAACACGAAAAGCTGGCGATAAGAACGCCCTAAAGCAAGCGATGGTTCGGCGAAGTCTTGCAAATTTTGTGCCGCTGAAATCTATCAATGCCACAAAGGTTGAAGATTTGGGAACTGCTTTGAGATATATGCAGCGAAGAGTGCCAGAGACCCGCTGTGGTTACTCCTCTACCAAAACAGGGGAGGCGCATCATTGCATCGATGATGCCCAGCACGAGAGCTTGGTGCCCAAGGTCGATCTGGAATTTGAGGATGATGAGGAGGCCTACCTGTTTTATATTAACTATGCTACCAGCATCGGATTTAGTGTTAGAAAGCATCTAGTGAAACGCAGAGCCTCGGGCGTGGTTTATTCCAGGACTTATGTTTGTCACAAGGAGGGATTTCGTCGAAAGAAAGATGAGCAGAGGAAAAGGTGTCCAAAGCCGTATGACAGAACGGGTTGTCTTGCATCCATGACCATTAAGATCACGAAGAATGGGAGGTATCGTGTGTCAGAATTCATGCCAAAGCACAATCATCCACTAGTAATCCCATCCAAAGCTCACTTATTCAGATGGCGTTGGCGTAGGGGGATGCATAAATCTCAGGCTGATTTAGTGGATCTTGATGATGAATTTGGGGCAGTGTCAGAAACTATGGAGGAACAAATTGATGCACCGAGAGACAGTTGTCGTGATCCCATTTTTACTTCTGTAAATTGCAAGAATTACATTCCATCCAAGCGGACAAACGATGTTAGGATTGGAGATGTTGGAGCCATGATGCAATACTTTCATGAGAAACAGATTGCTGATCCCTCCTTTTACTATGCATTGCAGCTGGACAGGGATGACCAAATAGCAAATGTTTTTTGGAGTGATGCCAAGTCTATAGTTGACTTTGAATACTTTGGTGATGTTGTCTGTTTTGACACATCATATAAGACGAGTGACTATGGTAGGCCATTTGCACCCTTCATTGGCGTAAACCATCATAAGCAAGCCATCATATTTGGTGCTGCAATGCTTTATGATGAAACAGAAGAATCTTTCAAATGGTTATTTCAGACATTCAAGGATGCCATGAACGGAAAACAACCCAAGGTTATCCTGACAGGCCAATCTAAGATGATGAGTAATGCATTAGATGCGACGTGGCCAGGTACAACACATCGTCTTTGTGTGTGGCAGTTGTACAATGATGCTACCATGTACCTAAATTTCATCTTCCAAGGTTCAAAAACTTTCTCTAGAGATTTCAGTAAATGCATTTATGATTATGAGGATGAAGAAGAGTTTTTGTCAGGCTGGCAaactttattgcaaagttatgatcTCCATGCGAATGAATGGTTGGCTAGTCTATATGAAGATAGGAAGAAATGGGCGCTGCCATACGAACGACAAATGTTTTGTGCAGACATGACATCCACACTGGTTAGTGAAAATATGAACAGTGAGCTCAAAGAATATTTGGACCCAAAACTCGATCTTCTGGACTTTTTTAAACGCTATGAAGAAATTGTCGATAAGCGAAGAGATGCTGAATTAGAATATGATATCCATGCACACCAATGTATTCCTAAATTGCCTTTTTCCCGAATGTTGAGACAGGCTGCAAATATGTATACGCCTGCTGTATATAAGACATTCCAAACAGAGTTTGAATTGTCCATGGATTGTATGGTATATTGTTGCGGACAAGAAGGGACAATGTTTCGGTACAAGGTTACCATTGAGGATAAGGCAAAGGAATACATTGTAGAATTTGACTCATCAAATGGTACAGTTGCATGCAGTTGCAAAAGATTCGAGTTTGTAGGTATTCATTGCCGTCATGTGCTTAAGACACTTGATGTTATAAATATTAAGGAGTTGCCACCGCATTATATATTGAAGCGGTGGACTAAAGATGCAAAGGTGACAAACCTACATGAAAATCATGGAATAGCAGTTAATGGGGAAAACAGATCAACTGTTGGAAGGCGATATAGCTCTTTGTGCTCCATTCtgaataaaattgcagtaagagcTGCAGAAAATTTGGAATCGTATATGTTTATTGAGAGCTTATCAGGCCAACTTATGGACCAAATACACCAGATCATGCAAACTGCAACTTCTGGAGATCCTGATGATG GAATTTCTGGGTTCTAA